A single genomic interval of Gemmatimonadales bacterium harbors:
- a CDS encoding tetraacyldisaccharide 4'-kinase, protein MTARRGDSHRFIRWLWTSGDAGAKITRGALLPASALWSAAMATRRWAYRRGISSAAPLALPSVAVGNLSVGGSGKTPITGWIAAQYAAQGIRPAILLRGVGDDEVEVHRETVPEAIVIADPDRRGAATRAVADGAVIAVLDDAYQRLDIRPDLNICLISAESTQAVRWPLPAGPWREGFGALDRADLVIVTRKRASREIADGLVAEVRARTGKAVALARLDLSRLRGLVTARESSVASLSGQRVVVASAIADPASFVAQVKRTGAQVQVATWKDHHIFRDEDVAWLAHAARRADRVVVTAKDAVKLRHRWPASVPEPSVALLDVTFEAGEDALREALGRVVGR, encoded by the coding sequence TTGACCGCGCGCCGCGGCGATTCGCACCGCTTTATCCGCTGGCTCTGGACCAGCGGCGATGCAGGCGCGAAAATCACTCGCGGCGCACTCCTCCCTGCGAGCGCCCTCTGGAGCGCTGCAATGGCGACGCGCCGATGGGCGTATCGCCGCGGGATCAGTTCGGCGGCGCCACTCGCACTGCCGAGCGTGGCGGTGGGGAATCTGTCGGTGGGCGGGTCGGGGAAGACGCCGATCACCGGGTGGATCGCCGCCCAGTACGCGGCGCAGGGGATTCGGCCTGCGATCCTGCTCCGCGGTGTCGGCGACGACGAAGTCGAGGTCCATCGCGAGACCGTTCCCGAGGCGATCGTCATCGCCGACCCCGATCGCAGAGGTGCGGCGACGCGGGCGGTGGCCGATGGCGCCGTGATCGCGGTGCTCGACGACGCATATCAAAGGCTCGATATTCGGCCCGACCTCAACATCTGCCTCATCAGTGCGGAATCAACGCAGGCTGTCCGGTGGCCCCTGCCGGCCGGCCCCTGGCGCGAAGGATTTGGTGCGCTCGATCGCGCCGACCTGGTGATCGTGACGCGCAAGCGGGCCAGCCGGGAGATCGCCGACGGTCTCGTCGCCGAGGTACGCGCTCGCACCGGGAAGGCTGTGGCGCTCGCACGTCTCGACCTCTCTCGTCTGCGCGGCCTCGTGACGGCGCGGGAGTCGTCGGTGGCATCGCTCAGCGGACAGCGCGTGGTCGTGGCGAGCGCGATTGCCGATCCGGCGTCGTTCGTGGCGCAGGTCAAGCGGACCGGCGCGCAGGTGCAGGTCGCCACCTGGAAGGATCATCACATCTTTCGCGACGAGGATGTCGCATGGCTGGCGCATGCCGCCCGCCGCGCCGATCGTGTCGTCGTCACGGCGAAGGATGCGGTGAAGCTGCGCCACCGATGGCCCGCAAGCGTTCCGGAACCGTCGGTGGCGCTCCTGGACGTGACGTTCGAAGCCGGCGAAGATGCATTGCGGGAAGCGCTCGGTCGTGTGGTCGGGCGCTGA
- a CDS encoding lysophospholipid acyltransferase family protein, with product MKFRLSPGVVRLVAPAVINPLVRSWRIRVHRPDRWEDLVASRRPFIFLLWHEALLPLLWQHRKQQIAIVVSEAREGRYLADYAQRLGYHLVQGSSTRGGARALLGAIRALDDGCTVAITPDGPRGPRRDIKPGIVRAAQRAGAQILPLHAVSASAWSMGSWDRMLVPKPFAQIDVAYGEPFSVSSGPDGLAEGLARCKAALAHVERELAC from the coding sequence GTGAAATTCAGGTTGTCTCCTGGCGTCGTGCGGCTGGTTGCCCCGGCCGTGATCAATCCGCTGGTCCGCTCCTGGCGGATTCGCGTGCATCGACCCGATCGCTGGGAAGATCTCGTCGCCAGCCGGCGTCCATTCATTTTCCTGCTCTGGCACGAGGCACTCCTCCCGCTGCTCTGGCAGCACCGCAAGCAGCAGATCGCCATCGTCGTGAGTGAAGCGCGCGAAGGGCGATATCTCGCCGACTACGCCCAGCGTCTGGGGTATCACCTGGTGCAGGGTTCGTCCACACGCGGAGGAGCCCGCGCGCTCCTCGGCGCGATCCGGGCGCTCGATGACGGGTGCACCGTGGCGATCACCCCGGATGGTCCGCGCGGACCGCGCCGCGACATCAAGCCCGGCATCGTTCGCGCCGCACAGCGTGCCGGCGCGCAGATTCTCCCGCTCCACGCCGTGAGCGCGTCAGCATGGTCGATGGGTTCGTGGGATCGAATGCTCGTCCCGAAGCCGTTCGCCCAGATCGACGTTGCCTATGGTGAACCGTTTTCGGTGAGTTCGGGCCCGGACGGATTGGCAGAGGGATTGGCGCGCTGCAAGGCTGCACTGGCACACGTCGAACGCGAGCTGGCCTGTTGA
- the rlmH gene encoding 23S rRNA (pseudouridine(1915)-N(3))-methyltransferase RlmH: protein MQLRVVAVGKLRPALREVCDDYLRRLRRYVAVSEQEVREAGRAPSVARQREIEGERLIAALPAGTPVVLLDREGEPWSSEMLATRLDRWRASARDHAVVLGGAEGVSDDVRRRATVRWSLGPLTLPHELARVVMMEQLYRASTILRGEPYHKGAP from the coding sequence ATGCAGCTCCGGGTCGTGGCGGTTGGCAAGCTGCGCCCTGCGCTGCGCGAGGTGTGCGACGATTACCTGCGCCGGTTGCGCCGTTACGTTGCGGTGTCCGAGCAGGAGGTGCGTGAAGCAGGGCGGGCGCCGTCGGTCGCCCGCCAGCGCGAGATCGAAGGGGAGCGCCTGATCGCCGCGCTTCCCGCCGGTACACCGGTGGTCTTGCTCGACCGCGAGGGCGAGCCCTGGTCGAGCGAGATGCTCGCCACGCGACTCGATCGATGGCGGGCGAGCGCCAGGGATCATGCGGTGGTCCTGGGCGGTGCGGAAGGCGTTTCGGATGATGTCCGCCGGCGCGCCACGGTACGATGGAGCCTCGGGCCGCTGACCCTGCCGCATGAGCTGGCACGGGTGGTGATGATGGAACAGCTGTACCGCGCGAGTACCATTCTGCGCGGTGAGCCGTATCACAAGGGAGCCCCCTGA
- the murJ gene encoding murein biosynthesis integral membrane protein MurJ: MSRRGSLLVATGILLSRLFGLVRQRVLAHYLGLQTDAADALAAAFRIPNFLQNLLGEGALSASFIPSYSRLLGKGKEEEARRLAGALLALLILAIAVLVLAGELATPWLLDILVSHDWSPEKRALTGHLVRILFPGVGLLVISAWCLGVLNSHHRFLLSYASPVVWNSTIIATALLLARHQPQQRFAVTVSMAAVTGSLLQILVQWPAVRAVGGAIRLQWWRNVPEIRDVVRAFVPNLASRGANQISAFVDLFIASKITITGAVAAMTNAQVLYTLPVSLFGMAVSAAELPEMSREQGDPATVANALRIRLSGATQQLAFYIVPSALGFLTLGGVIAGAVFQGGLFHKNDAQFVWMVLAGSATGLLASTLGRLYAATFYALHDTRTPLWCSVVRVALTAILGIAAALVLPDALHINKRWGVAGLTASAGIAGWAEFALLRRGLYRRIGRFNVPAIELVKLWIAGIAAAAVGVVVARLATGLPPIPLALLAVPANAITYLAITFWWNIPEAAVLTNRIRHVARGGSL; encoded by the coding sequence GTGAGTCGTCGGGGCTCGCTCCTCGTCGCCACGGGAATTCTTCTCAGCCGGCTCTTCGGCCTGGTGCGGCAGCGCGTGCTGGCGCACTATCTCGGCCTGCAGACCGATGCCGCTGATGCGCTGGCTGCAGCGTTCAGGATCCCGAATTTCCTGCAGAACCTTCTCGGCGAAGGCGCGCTGTCGGCGTCATTCATCCCGAGCTATTCCAGGCTGCTCGGGAAGGGGAAGGAGGAGGAAGCACGCCGGCTCGCCGGTGCGCTTCTCGCGCTGCTGATTCTCGCCATCGCCGTTCTGGTATTGGCCGGCGAACTCGCCACTCCGTGGCTCCTCGACATTCTCGTCTCGCACGACTGGTCTCCAGAGAAGCGGGCGCTGACCGGGCACCTGGTGCGGATTCTTTTCCCGGGCGTCGGCTTGCTGGTCATCTCGGCCTGGTGCCTGGGTGTCCTCAATTCCCATCACCGCTTTCTCCTGTCGTACGCGTCGCCGGTGGTGTGGAACTCGACCATCATTGCCACGGCGCTGCTGCTTGCCCGCCACCAGCCGCAACAACGGTTCGCCGTGACGGTCTCGATGGCGGCCGTGACCGGCTCATTGCTGCAGATCCTGGTGCAGTGGCCGGCGGTTCGCGCGGTCGGCGGTGCCATCCGGCTGCAGTGGTGGCGCAACGTGCCGGAGATCCGCGACGTGGTCCGCGCGTTCGTTCCCAACCTGGCGTCTCGCGGTGCCAACCAGATCTCTGCCTTCGTCGATCTCTTCATCGCCAGCAAGATCACGATCACCGGTGCTGTGGCGGCGATGACCAACGCGCAGGTGCTGTACACGTTGCCGGTGTCGCTGTTCGGGATGGCGGTCTCCGCGGCCGAGCTTCCCGAGATGTCGCGCGAGCAGGGTGACCCGGCGACGGTGGCGAATGCACTGCGTATCCGTCTTTCGGGTGCGACGCAGCAACTCGCCTTCTACATCGTCCCCTCGGCGCTCGGTTTCCTCACCCTCGGCGGCGTGATCGCGGGAGCCGTTTTCCAGGGTGGATTGTTCCACAAGAATGACGCGCAGTTCGTCTGGATGGTCCTCGCAGGATCGGCGACCGGGCTCCTGGCATCGACGCTGGGGCGGCTCTACGCCGCAACCTTCTACGCCCTCCACGACACTCGGACGCCGCTCTGGTGCAGCGTGGTACGGGTGGCACTGACGGCAATCCTCGGCATCGCCGCTGCGCTCGTCCTCCCGGACGCACTGCACATCAACAAGCGATGGGGGGTCGCCGGCTTGACGGCGTCGGCAGGGATCGCGGGATGGGCCGAATTCGCGTTGCTTCGTCGCGGCCTGTACCGCAGGATCGGGCGATTCAACGTGCCTGCAATCGAGCTGGTCAAACTCTGGATCGCCGGAATTGCGGCTGCCGCCGTCGGTGTCGTGGTCGCGCGACTGGCGACCGGATTGCCTCCGATCCCGCTGGCGCTGCTCGCCGTGCCGGCCAATGCGATCACCTATCTCGCCATCACCTTCTGGTGGAATATTCCCGAGGCTGCGGTCCTGACCAATCGCATTCGCCATGTCGCCCGGGGTGGGAGCCTCTGA
- the bshC gene encoding bacillithiol biosynthesis cysteine-adding enzyme BshC translates to MPPRSATWRHELDAALIDAPGTAVQRERLRDPRALVVTTGQQPGLFTGPIFTVHKALSAAALAAVLERRWQRPVIPIFWVAGDDHDYAEASAATWVDQVGTLVDWRLPARPASEPQRPMSQEPLPPVIAVGLEQLRRSLPPGPRADETMTWLGRHYVAGSTIHQSFAGAIAEILAPAGILCFDPTHRAAKVAQAPILSDALTRAAELDQALAALPDAGTGIASGEGASLVFLTTAAGRERLMIDGSGFRTRRSGDRFTTAQLDDLLQREPERFSANVLLRPVIEAALLPTVAYAAGPAEMRYLEHQSSALYPRFGVTHQVPVPRWAGTVVAPWAERLLERLGITADEVLHDDGTLGRSILERDFPADARQALEALRKQIARSAPVVGAAGKRIDPVLSRSVAGRMRRLGEITGEIDASLQRHLRRRTTIAHAQYQRLLQGLRPRGAPQERVLISPVYLGRFGPAWLNAIFDAAHQWADALPQGAE, encoded by the coding sequence GTGCCTCCGCGTTCCGCGACGTGGCGTCACGAACTCGACGCCGCCCTGATCGATGCGCCGGGCACGGCGGTCCAACGCGAGCGGCTCCGCGACCCGCGGGCCCTCGTTGTGACCACGGGGCAGCAACCGGGGCTCTTCACCGGGCCGATCTTCACCGTGCACAAGGCGCTCTCAGCTGCCGCGCTGGCCGCCGTCCTCGAACGCCGGTGGCAGCGGCCGGTCATTCCGATCTTCTGGGTCGCGGGCGACGACCACGACTACGCCGAGGCGAGCGCAGCGACGTGGGTCGATCAGGTGGGCACGCTGGTCGATTGGCGGCTCCCCGCCCGACCAGCATCGGAACCGCAGCGGCCGATGTCGCAGGAACCGCTGCCGCCGGTGATCGCCGTCGGGCTCGAGCAATTGCGCAGGTCGCTGCCGCCTGGGCCCCGCGCCGATGAGACGATGACGTGGCTTGGACGGCACTACGTCGCCGGGAGCACGATTCACCAGTCGTTCGCCGGCGCGATCGCTGAAATTCTTGCTCCCGCAGGCATCCTCTGTTTCGACCCGACCCACCGCGCCGCGAAGGTGGCGCAGGCGCCGATCCTCTCGGATGCCTTGACGCGCGCGGCCGAACTCGATCAGGCGTTGGCCGCGCTTCCCGACGCCGGCACCGGGATCGCGAGTGGAGAGGGCGCATCGCTCGTCTTCCTCACCACTGCCGCGGGAAGAGAACGGTTGATGATCGACGGCAGCGGCTTCCGCACGCGCCGGTCCGGCGATCGCTTCACCACGGCCCAGCTCGACGACCTGCTCCAGCGCGAGCCCGAGCGTTTCTCGGCCAACGTGCTCCTGCGTCCGGTGATCGAGGCGGCACTCCTTCCTACCGTGGCTTACGCCGCTGGCCCTGCGGAGATGCGCTATCTCGAGCATCAGAGCAGCGCACTCTATCCGCGCTTCGGCGTGACGCATCAGGTGCCGGTACCGCGCTGGGCGGGCACCGTGGTCGCGCCGTGGGCCGAGCGGCTCCTGGAACGATTGGGCATCACGGCGGACGAGGTGCTCCACGACGACGGCACACTCGGACGCTCGATTCTCGAACGTGATTTTCCGGCTGATGCACGGCAGGCGCTCGAAGCGCTCAGGAAACAGATCGCCCGAAGCGCACCGGTCGTCGGCGCCGCCGGCAAGCGGATTGATCCGGTCCTTTCCCGTTCCGTCGCCGGCCGGATGCGGCGCCTCGGCGAGATCACCGGCGAGATCGACGCCTCCCTGCAGCGGCACCTGCGGCGGCGCACCACCATCGCCCACGCGCAATATCAACGGTTACTACAGGGGCTCCGCCCTCGTGGCGCGCCGCAGGAACGGGTCCTGATCTCACCGGTCTACCTGGGCCGATTCGGCCCGGCATGGCTCAACGCCATCTTCGATGCTGCGCACCAGTGGGCGGATGCGCTGCCGCAGGGAGCAGAGTGA
- a CDS encoding threonine synthase — protein sequence MDWHLECSDCGTTGSPEGLPTVCPACGRPWLVRYPARDQSVGERAEARRRRGMWRYRSFLPLEPDEEPISLGEGDTPLIAAPRLASALGLGDIWVKDEGCNPTGSFKSRGLSAAITRAVHSGATRFVIPTAGNAGVASAAYAARAGVAVRVFAPKTTPRTILAQIQEYGADLVLLDGHIGDCGKASRAFAAETGALDLSTLREPYRIEGKKTLGLEIAMQFNWTLPDAIVYPTGGGTGLIGMWKAFVELEAAGWINGALPRMYTVQSTGCAPVVKAFADGAEKADPWPDPWTVASGLRVPGPLGDKLMLRILRETGGGAVAVPDEEMTRLARLGTEQEGVDFSPEGGAAIAAAVELQRTGAIAPEDRLIVFNTGAGWLYRNP from the coding sequence ATGGATTGGCATCTCGAGTGTTCTGATTGCGGCACCACCGGTTCTCCGGAGGGATTGCCCACCGTCTGTCCGGCGTGCGGCCGGCCCTGGCTGGTTCGCTATCCCGCCCGCGATCAGTCGGTCGGCGAACGCGCCGAAGCGCGCCGCCGCCGCGGGATGTGGCGATATCGCTCCTTTCTCCCACTCGAGCCCGATGAGGAGCCGATCTCCCTCGGGGAAGGCGATACACCGCTGATCGCGGCGCCACGCCTGGCATCGGCCCTCGGACTCGGTGACATCTGGGTCAAGGACGAAGGGTGCAACCCGACAGGATCCTTCAAGTCCCGAGGACTGAGCGCCGCCATCACCCGCGCCGTCCACTCCGGTGCCACGCGCTTCGTGATCCCGACGGCGGGTAACGCCGGTGTGGCGAGCGCCGCCTATGCCGCTCGCGCCGGGGTTGCGGTGCGGGTCTTTGCACCGAAGACCACCCCGCGGACCATTCTGGCGCAGATCCAGGAGTACGGCGCCGATCTGGTGCTCCTCGACGGTCACATCGGAGACTGCGGGAAGGCGTCTCGCGCCTTTGCCGCCGAGACCGGCGCGCTCGACTTGAGCACGTTGCGGGAACCGTATCGGATCGAAGGGAAGAAGACTCTCGGCCTCGAAATCGCCATGCAGTTCAACTGGACGCTGCCGGATGCGATCGTCTATCCAACCGGGGGCGGGACCGGGTTGATCGGGATGTGGAAGGCGTTCGTGGAACTGGAAGCCGCCGGCTGGATCAACGGCGCGCTGCCGAGGATGTACACCGTCCAGAGCACTGGCTGTGCCCCCGTGGTCAAGGCGTTCGCCGACGGGGCGGAAAAAGCCGACCCGTGGCCCGACCCATGGACCGTCGCGAGCGGTCTCCGCGTCCCCGGGCCCCTGGGAGACAAGCTGATGCTCCGGATCCTCCGGGAAACCGGCGGCGGGGCAGTCGCCGTTCCCGATGAGGAGATGACCCGCCTTGCCCGGCTCGGAACTGAGCAGGAGGGGGTCGACTTCTCGCCCGAAGGCGGCGCCGCGATCGCCGCTGCGGTGGAGCTCCAGCGCACCGGGGCGATCGCCCCGGAAGACCGGCTCATCGTGTTCAACACCGGAGCCGGCTGGTTGTACCGCAACCCGTAA
- the uvrC gene encoding excinuclease ABC subunit UvrC, whose product MNEVLQRKLDTLPDGPGVYLWKDAAGEILYVGKAANLRTRVRSYFAADRLQTPTQNLLVSRIADVETIVVANETQSLLLENNLIKEYQPRFNVRLKDDKSYPSIAVTLGEPFPRILVTRRRDIPGARYFGPYTDVGEMRRTLNLIRRMFTVRSCSDDLPATQRDRPCLDFHIGRCRAPCVGWQDVASYRAMIREVVDFLEGRTVDLKARIRALMLAASERQDFERAKDFRDAVKWLDQAEQPTVVETVGSGDADAIGYARDGEDAVAVVFRIREGRVVGREHRFLENVLDEADPEVLSAFLVRWYLPSDDKAQRLVLPFAPTGFESIAELLEQRQVLIPQRGMAARWLDLAEQNARHLLESLRLEAFETEERAEDPVYALGRELGLTHVPRTFICVDISTNQGRDTVGSLVTFEGGRPRKAEYRKFRIKGIAQQDDFAAIHEVITRYFRRRLDEAKPFPDLVVIDGGKGQLGAALEALRSLGVEGVPVVSLAKREEEIYFPDRAEPLRLPRRSHALRLMQRARDEAHRFGVAYNRKRRSERTITSALLDIPGIGPRRRQQLLQAFGSLAGVRAATAADIAGVAGFSEGLAHKILDYLKAH is encoded by the coding sequence GTGAACGAGGTCCTGCAACGCAAGCTCGACACGCTTCCCGATGGTCCCGGTGTCTATCTCTGGAAGGATGCAGCGGGCGAGATTCTGTACGTCGGCAAGGCGGCCAACCTGCGGACCAGGGTTCGCTCCTACTTTGCTGCCGACCGGCTGCAGACTCCGACCCAGAATTTGCTCGTCTCCCGGATTGCCGACGTCGAGACGATCGTCGTCGCGAACGAGACGCAGTCGCTGCTCCTCGAAAACAACCTCATCAAGGAATACCAGCCGCGCTTCAACGTGCGGCTCAAGGACGACAAGAGTTATCCCTCGATCGCCGTCACACTCGGCGAACCATTTCCCCGGATCCTTGTCACGCGCCGTCGCGACATTCCGGGCGCCCGCTACTTCGGACCTTACACCGATGTCGGCGAGATGCGCCGCACACTCAACCTCATCCGGCGGATGTTCACGGTCCGCTCGTGCAGCGACGACCTTCCGGCGACGCAGCGCGACCGCCCCTGTCTCGATTTTCACATCGGCCGCTGCCGGGCGCCGTGCGTTGGATGGCAGGATGTCGCTTCCTATCGCGCGATGATCCGGGAGGTCGTCGATTTTCTCGAGGGGCGGACCGTCGACCTCAAGGCGCGGATCCGGGCGCTGATGCTCGCGGCGAGCGAGCGCCAGGACTTCGAGCGCGCCAAGGATTTCCGCGATGCGGTCAAGTGGCTCGACCAGGCGGAGCAGCCAACCGTCGTGGAGACCGTGGGAAGTGGCGACGCCGATGCGATCGGCTATGCGCGCGACGGCGAGGACGCGGTTGCCGTGGTGTTCAGGATCCGTGAGGGGCGGGTCGTCGGCCGCGAGCACCGGTTTCTCGAGAATGTCCTCGATGAAGCCGATCCCGAAGTGCTGAGCGCGTTCCTGGTCCGGTGGTATCTGCCGAGCGACGACAAGGCGCAACGCTTGGTCCTTCCATTTGCGCCGACCGGCTTCGAGTCAATCGCCGAGCTGCTCGAGCAGCGGCAGGTATTGATTCCGCAACGCGGGATGGCGGCGCGGTGGCTCGATCTCGCCGAGCAGAATGCGCGGCATCTGCTTGAAAGCCTCCGCCTCGAGGCATTCGAAACCGAAGAGCGCGCCGAGGATCCGGTGTACGCGCTGGGTCGGGAACTCGGACTCACGCACGTGCCGCGAACCTTCATCTGCGTCGACATCTCGACCAATCAGGGCCGCGACACGGTGGGATCGCTGGTCACGTTCGAAGGCGGGAGACCTCGTAAAGCGGAGTATCGCAAGTTTCGCATCAAGGGAATCGCGCAGCAGGACGACTTTGCGGCGATCCACGAGGTGATCACAAGATATTTCAGGCGTCGGCTCGACGAAGCGAAGCCATTTCCCGATCTCGTCGTGATTGACGGCGGCAAGGGTCAGCTGGGCGCTGCCCTCGAGGCACTCAGGTCGCTGGGCGTCGAAGGCGTCCCCGTCGTGTCGCTCGCGAAGCGGGAAGAGGAGATCTACTTTCCTGACCGCGCGGAGCCGTTGCGCTTGCCACGACGTTCGCATGCGCTGCGGCTGATGCAGCGCGCCCGCGACGAAGCGCACCGGTTCGGAGTGGCGTACAACCGGAAGCGGCGATCCGAGCGGACCATCACGTCGGCGCTGCTGGACATTCCGGGGATCGGTCCGCGCCGGCGTCAGCAGCTGTTGCAGGCGTTCGGCTCGCTCGCCGGCGTGCGCGCGGCGACCGCAGCCGACATCGCGGGAGTTGCGGGTTTTTCGGAAGGTCTTGCTCACAAGATTCTGGACTATCTCAAGGCACATTGA
- a CDS encoding Glu/Leu/Phe/Val dehydrogenase, with product MAASKSSAKAPLMKPDRDRRFAAEGNPFEAMMSRFDDAATHLKLEPGLYRVLRAPEKQIIVSVPISRDNGEIEVYTGFRVLHNTSRGPAKGGIRFDLNVSLDEVKALAAWMTWKCAVVNLPFGGAKGGVICDPATMSDREVEKVTRRYTSAIIEVLGPESDVPAPDVNTNERVMAWIMDTYSMHKRHTVTGVVTGKPVAMGGSLGRRDATGRGCLVVTLAALAQRKMKASGTTVAVQGFGNVGSTAARLMADAGMKIVAVSDKSGGIYNSKGLDMADCLKWVREKKFLEGYRKGTRVTNEELLALKCDVLVPAALENVITSRNANDIQAKIICEGANGPTTAQADEVLDRKGVYVIPDILANAGGVTVSYFEWAQDRSGYFWDEATVNERLHDIMTRSFNEVHNMSEKHKVSMRIGAYMQAIDRVAAMHRMRGLYA from the coding sequence ATGGCTGCATCGAAGTCGTCCGCGAAGGCACCCCTGATGAAACCGGATCGCGACCGCAGATTTGCCGCGGAAGGGAACCCATTCGAAGCGATGATGTCGCGGTTCGACGATGCGGCGACGCATCTGAAGCTCGAGCCGGGACTCTACCGCGTCCTTCGCGCACCGGAGAAGCAGATCATCGTCTCGGTGCCGATCTCCCGCGACAACGGTGAGATCGAGGTCTACACCGGGTTCCGCGTGCTCCACAACACGTCGCGCGGTCCTGCCAAGGGCGGAATCCGCTTCGACCTCAATGTGTCGCTCGATGAGGTGAAGGCGCTCGCGGCCTGGATGACGTGGAAATGCGCCGTAGTCAACCTCCCCTTCGGCGGCGCCAAGGGCGGCGTGATCTGCGATCCGGCGACGATGTCAGATCGGGAAGTCGAGAAGGTGACTCGCCGCTACACGTCGGCGATCATCGAAGTGCTCGGCCCCGAATCCGACGTGCCCGCTCCCGACGTCAATACCAACGAACGGGTAATGGCGTGGATCATGGACACCTACTCGATGCACAAGCGCCATACCGTCACTGGCGTCGTCACCGGGAAGCCGGTGGCGATGGGGGGCTCGCTCGGCCGTCGCGATGCGACGGGCCGCGGCTGTCTCGTCGTGACGCTGGCCGCCCTCGCCCAGCGCAAGATGAAGGCATCCGGAACGACGGTGGCGGTGCAGGGATTCGGCAATGTCGGATCGACCGCTGCGCGCCTGATGGCGGACGCGGGGATGAAGATCGTCGCCGTCAGCGACAAGAGCGGCGGGATTTACAACAGCAAGGGCCTCGACATGGCCGACTGCCTCAAGTGGGTCCGTGAGAAGAAATTTCTCGAGGGATATCGCAAGGGCACGCGAGTGACCAACGAAGAGCTTCTGGCGCTCAAGTGCGACGTCCTGGTGCCGGCTGCCCTGGAAAATGTGATCACCAGCCGAAACGCCAACGATATCCAGGCGAAGATCATCTGCGAAGGCGCCAACGGGCCAACCACCGCACAGGCAGACGAGGTCCTCGATCGCAAGGGCGTCTATGTCATTCCGGACATTCTGGCCAACGCCGGCGGCGTCACCGTGTCGTACTTCGAGTGGGCGCAGGATCGCAGCGGCTATTTCTGGGACGAAGCAACGGTGAATGAGCGTCTCCACGACATCATGACGCGGTCGTTCAACGAAGTGCACAACATGTCGGAGAAGCACAAGGTGAGCATGCGCATCGGTGCGTACATGCAGGCGATCGATCGGGTCGCCGCGATGCACCGGATGCGCGGGCTGTATGCCTGA
- the lpxB gene encoding lipid-A-disaccharide synthase encodes MRILVTAGEPSGDLHGGRVIAALRAHFPQAEIEAVGGPQMKAAGATMRRSIEGLSAIGLVEIVGKIPQHWRLERELVRAFRAHRYDLVIPIDYPGFHARLARAAKRSGIPVLWYIAPQLWGWWPGRAVRFARAVDRLAVILPFEPRFFERVGVEATFVGHPLLDGDAPPCREAARAALGIAPGARVLAIFPGSRHHEVARLWPVMRDAAIQLLDAGDATEVLVAATSWGQYDGAERLRILRDDSSRILAAADAVIAKSGTTTLQAALADVPMVVAYSMNAVSAKLMRRLLTARWVALPNLIAEREIVPELLQGRLSVETLVAGTRPLLHRDSDEARAQRIGLAEVRRRLGGPGASDRVAQLAGELLAA; translated from the coding sequence GTGCGGATTCTCGTCACGGCAGGGGAGCCTTCCGGCGATCTGCACGGCGGCCGCGTCATCGCAGCACTGCGCGCTCATTTTCCGCAGGCGGAGATCGAAGCCGTCGGCGGTCCGCAAATGAAGGCGGCCGGCGCCACGATGCGGCGGTCGATCGAGGGCCTCTCCGCCATCGGACTGGTGGAGATCGTCGGCAAGATTCCGCAGCACTGGCGTCTCGAGCGCGAACTGGTCCGAGCGTTTCGCGCGCACCGGTACGATCTGGTGATCCCGATCGACTATCCCGGCTTCCATGCGCGGCTGGCTCGCGCCGCCAAGCGCAGCGGGATTCCGGTGCTCTGGTACATCGCACCGCAGCTCTGGGGGTGGTGGCCGGGGCGCGCGGTACGGTTTGCCCGGGCCGTTGACCGCCTGGCTGTGATCCTCCCCTTCGAGCCGCGCTTCTTCGAGCGGGTAGGCGTCGAGGCGACCTTCGTTGGACACCCACTCCTCGACGGCGACGCACCACCGTGCCGGGAAGCCGCGCGGGCCGCGCTTGGCATCGCACCGGGCGCACGGGTGCTCGCGATCTTTCCGGGATCGCGCCACCACGAGGTAGCCCGCCTCTGGCCCGTCATGCGCGACGCGGCGATACAGTTGCTCGACGCCGGTGATGCCACCGAGGTGCTCGTGGCCGCGACGTCATGGGGACAATACGACGGCGCCGAACGGCTCCGGATTCTTCGGGACGATTCGAGTCGCATTCTCGCCGCCGCCGATGCAGTCATTGCGAAATCCGGCACCACCACGTTGCAGGCGGCGCTCGCCGATGTTCCGATGGTAGTCGCGTACTCGATGAATGCCGTCTCGGCGAAATTGATGCGCCGCCTGCTGACGGCCCGATGGGTGGCACTTCCCAATCTGATCGCCGAACGTGAAATCGTCCCGGAACTCCTGCAGGGACGCCTCTCGGTGGAGACGTTGGTCGCCGGAACCCGGCCGTTACTGCACCGCGATTCCGACGAAGCGCGGGCGCAACGCATCGGGCTGGCAGAGGTCCGGCGCCGACTCGGCGGCCCGGGGGCGAGCGACCGCGTGGCGCAACTCGCCGGGGAGCTCCTTGCCGCGTGA